In Scyliorhinus torazame isolate Kashiwa2021f chromosome 18, sScyTor2.1, whole genome shotgun sequence, the following are encoded in one genomic region:
- the armc6 gene encoding armadillo repeat-containing protein 6, giving the protein MASRRITQETFDSVVQENITEFEMDPEEALSEAIQQFESQGVDLINVVKAVQNTTAEASDQKHNVLQALDELQKALDLLALDEMGDHLTNFSEQCSLDFAHRHLAAEKSAYPTVLSSCKQLMSDTPSLLKGVQALAALLDGQPDLLDSDGQQFLLEILKQHRDHAALNTGTIRAIRRSCLKHEQNRQDLVQLGVLPLLTGAIVNHGAQADVVREAGKALRIMTYDDDIRVPFGRAHDHAKLIVMQNDGLRIIIEAAKAFTDNTSVLSELCSTLSRLAVRNEFCQDIVDLGGLNFMIALLADCIEYRVQNRSFHFSREKI; this is encoded by the exons ATGGCGAGCAGACGGATTACTCAGGAGACGTTTGATTCTGTAGTACAAGAAAACATAACTGAGTTTGAAATGGATCCGGAGGAGGCACTGAGTGAAGCAATACAACAATTTGAGTCACAAG GTGTTGACCTCATCAATGTAGTAAAAGCTGTCCAGAATACAACAGCAGAAGCCAGCGACCAGAAGCATAATGTCCTACAG GCCCTCGATGAGCTTCAGAAAGCCCTGGATCTCCTGGCTCTTGACGAAATGGGGGATCACCTGACCAACTTCAGCGAGCAATGCAGCCTTGACTTTGCTCACCGCCATCTGGCAGCTGAAAAGTCCGCCTATCCCACAGTCCTTTCCTCCTGCAAACAACTGATGTCTGACACACCGAGCCTGCTGAAGGGCGTCCAGGCCTTGGCTGCCCTGTTGGATGGCCAGCCAGATCTCCTTGACTCGGATGGCCAGCAATTCCTCCTGGAGATATTGAAACAGCACCGGGACCATGCAGCCCTGAACACAGGGACCATCCGCGCCATCCGTCGCAGCTGCCTGAAGCATGAACAGAACCGGCAGGACCTGGTGCAGCTTGGCGTCCTGCCTTTGCTGACAGGGGCCATCGTCAACCATGGTGCCCAGGCTGATGTGGTCAGGGAGGCGGGCAAAGCCCTGCGGATCATGACCTATGACGATGATATCCGAGTGCCCTTTGGTCGTGCCCACGATCACGCCAAGTTGATAGTGATGCAGAACGATGGACTTCGTATCATCATTGAAGCTGCAAAAG CTTTCACAGACAACACGTCTGTCCTCAGTGAACTGTGTTCCACACTGTCTCGTCTGGCTGTCAGGAATGAGTTCTGCCAAGACATCGTGGACCTTGGAGGCCTCAACTTCATGATAGCCCTTCTAGCGGACTGCATCGAATATCGGGTACAGAACCGGTCCTTTCATTTTTCTAGAGAAAAGATTTAG